The genomic DNA CGATCCTGATCCCTCAAACAGAGCCGTAGGACCGAAAACGGGCAACATCAATATCCTTTCCGTCCAAAAGATTAGTGATATTAACACCCTGTCTTTCTAAAAATTCAACAACTTTATTTATCGGTATTGAAGAAGCTAAACCTTTAATTGGCAAAGTAGTAAAACGTGCACAGCCTTGATTAAAAGCTTGCAACAAGCCAGGTGCAAATCTTCCTTCATCAGCACCATTCATTATTGCTTGAAGCTCGCCATTACCATCAACAAGTGGACCACCGGAATTGCCAATAGAAGATATATTAGTCGAAGCTCCCATCTTAATAAAGCTAGCTATTTTTGCTAAGACAGCTGCTGTTTGTGCATTATTAGCGTTAATGAATTGTTGCCTAGTTGCCAAAATAGTAGCGCAATGAGAAGAATTAATTACTTCACCACTACTGATAAAGTTCTCCTTACTTCGATGTGGATGACCAATACCATGTACAAAACCTTGATCAGGACTAGAAGCAATCTTTAAATAATCAAAACCATCTTTTCTCTCACCTTCAAGAACTAACATCGCCAAATCAGATTCCGGATCTGAAGCAATAAACCTTAAAGGAACTTCTTCAAATTGCAAGCTTGTAGTTGATGACCAGAAAGGTGCATCCATACCAGGAAGCTGTATTGGTACAGCAACGATAGAGGTCTTTGGAATCAAAGCTGTGAACTTAACATCAAAACCATTACGTTTTGCGTTGTCTAATACTGATTTTGCGCTCGCTTGAATATATTTTTCATTTTGGAAATCTAATTGCATGGGTTTGCCTAAAACTCCACTATAATTAGCAACGTGACAATTTGATACGACTAAACCATCAGGACTTAAAACTGCTCCAGAGCCCATTTCTTGCCCAGCACTCTGTCCTGTACTTTGATCAAAGAATTCTAGCTTTATTTGAATTGCACTAGAATTGAGTGTGTTTAATTCTGGACTCGCTAAAGTCTCTAATGTATTTGCATCTAAG from Cyanobacteriota bacterium includes the following:
- a CDS encoding serine protease, with amino-acid sequence MTTVGFLNQLTQSGNLKSFDEPQVLDANTLETLASPELNTLNSSAIQIKLEFFDQSTGQSAGQEMGSGAVLSPDGLVVSNCHVANYSGVLGKPMQLDFQNEKYIQASAKSVLDNAKRNGFDVKFTALIPKTSIVAVPIQLPGMDAPFWSSTTSLQFEEVPLRFIASDPESDLAMLVLEGERKDGFDYLKIASSPDQGFVHGIGHPHRSKENFISSGEVINSSHCATILATRQQFINANNAQTAAVLAKIASFIKMGASTNISSIGNSGGPLVDGNGELQAIMNGADEGRFAPGLLQAFNQGCARFTTLPIKGLASSIPINKVVEFLERQGVNITNLLDGKDIDVARFRSYGSV